Proteins from a single region of Sphingomonas swuensis:
- the queE gene encoding 7-carboxy-7-deazaguanine synthase: MSYAVKECFLTLQGEGVQAGSRAVFLRFAGCNLWSGREQDRATALCRFCDTDFVGTDGVNGGKFRSPDELAALVEQVWDGGPERRLVVITGGEPMLQLDPALIDALHARGFRIAVESNGTLPAPDGIDWLCISPKAGTQVVQRSGDELKLVWPQAGIDPAELEDWNFAHHLVQPMDGPEGSVAAAIALAMERPRWRLTLQAHKIVGLA; this comes from the coding sequence ATGAGCTATGCGGTCAAGGAATGCTTCCTGACACTCCAGGGCGAAGGGGTTCAGGCAGGGTCGCGGGCGGTGTTCCTCCGTTTTGCCGGCTGCAACCTGTGGAGCGGCCGGGAGCAGGATCGCGCCACCGCCCTGTGCCGCTTCTGCGACACCGACTTCGTCGGCACCGACGGGGTTAACGGCGGCAAGTTCCGCAGTCCCGACGAACTCGCGGCCTTGGTCGAGCAGGTTTGGGATGGCGGCCCGGAACGGCGGCTGGTGGTGATCACCGGCGGCGAGCCGATGCTCCAGCTCGATCCTGCGCTGATCGATGCACTGCATGCCCGCGGCTTTCGGATCGCGGTCGAAAGCAACGGCACGCTCCCCGCGCCGGACGGAATCGACTGGCTGTGCATCAGCCCCAAGGCCGGGACGCAAGTGGTCCAGCGCTCGGGTGACGAACTGAAGCTGGTCTGGCCGCAGGCTGGGATCGACCCCGCCGAGCTCGAGGACTGGAACTTCGCACACCATCTCGTCCAGCCGATGGACGGTCCCGAAGGCAGCGTCGCCGCGGCGATCGCGCTGGCGATGGAGCGACCTCGCTGGCGGCTTACCCTCCAGGCGCACAAGATCGTCGGGCTCGCCTGA